One window of the Pyrus communis chromosome 17, drPyrComm1.1, whole genome shotgun sequence genome contains the following:
- the LOC137722308 gene encoding endochitinase EP3-like has product MAIYPRNNYLLNLIAVAFVAAGALLPTSVTAQAAVGDIVTQAFFDGIINQAAADCAGKNFYTRQSFLDAVNSYSDFGRTGSADDSKREIAAFFAHVTHETGHFCYVEEINRDTYCDTKRTDYPCNPNKQYYGRGPLQLTWNYNYGAAGNSIGFDGLNSPESVASDPVLAFKTALWYWITNVRPVISQGFGATIRAINGAVECDGKRPDLVQARVNYYTGYCSQFGVDPGTNLSC; this is encoded by the exons ATGGCTATCTATCCTAGAAACAATTACCTCCTAAACCTCATTGCAGTGGCATTTGTAGCAGCAGGAGCCCTGTTGCCCACAAGTGTAACAGCTCAAGCTGCGGTGGGTGATATTGTCACTCAGGCATTCTTCGATGGGATCATCAACCAGGCTGCTGCAGATTGTGCTGGCAAGAACTTCTACACACGGCAATCTTTTCTTGATGCCGTGAACTCGTATTCCGACTTTGGCAGGACCGGTTCGGCGGATGACTCCAAACGCGAGATTGCAGCTTTCTTTGCTCATGTCACCCATGAGACTGGCC ACTTCTGCTACGTAGAAGAGATAAATCGTGACACATACTGCGATACAAAGCGAACAGATTATCCATGCAACCCTAACAAACAGTACTACGGACGTGGACCTCTCCAACTAACATGGAACTACAACTATGGAGCTGCTGGAAACAGTATTGGTTTTGACGGCTTAAACTCACCTGAATCCGTGGCCTCCGATCCCGTCCTTGCATTCAAGACTGCATTGTGGTATTGGATAACCAATGTCCGTCCTGTTATAAGTCAAGGATTTGGAGCCACAATTCGAGCCATTAATGGTGCTGTGGAATGTGATGGTAAAAGGCCTGACCTAGTTCAAGCCCGTGTCAACTATTACACTGGTTATTGCTCCCAGTTTGGTGTTGATCCTGGCACTAATCTCTCTTgctaa